The Medicago truncatula cultivar Jemalong A17 chromosome 4, MtrunA17r5.0-ANR, whole genome shotgun sequence genome includes a region encoding these proteins:
- the LOC25493060 gene encoding transcription elongation factor 1 homolog, which produces MGKRKAKTKPPPKKRMDKLDTVFSCPFCNHGSSVECRIDMKNLIGEASCGICQESFSTTITALSEAIDIYSEWIDECERVNTVEDDGA; this is translated from the exons ATGGGAAAAAGGAAGGCGAAAACAAAGCCACCTCCAAAGAAAAGAATGGATAAGCTTGACACTGTCTTTAGCTGTCCTTTCTGCAATCACGGCTCGAGTGTTGAGTGCCGCAT TGATATGAAGAACTTGATTGGGGAAGCTTCTTGCGGGATATGTCAAGAGAGCTTTAGCACTACCATCACAG CTTTATCTGAGGCAATAGACAT ATACAGTGAATGGATTGATGAATGTGAGCGAGTGAACACCGTGGAAGATGATGGTGCTTAG
- the LOC25493059 gene encoding 28 kDa heat- and acid-stable phosphoprotein, whose product MGRGKFKAKPTGRRNFSTHEDMVAGTSSRPKTFRQKEPENEDEATREVSEDESEEESEDENTKTKGVQGVIEIENPNLVKPKNIKARDIDIGKTSELSRREREEIEKQRAHERYMKLQEQGKTEQSRKDLDRLALIRQERAEAAKKREEEKAAKEQKKAEARK is encoded by the exons atGGGAAGAGGAAAATTCAAGGCTAAGCCCACTGGTCGCCGCAACTTTTCTACCCATGAAGACATGG TTGCTGGAACCTCCTCTCGTCCTAAGACTTTCAGACAG AAAGAACCTGAGAATGAAGATGAGGCAACTAGGGAAGTTTCCGAGGacgaatctgaagaagaatcagaagatgaaaatact AAGACAAAAGGTGTTCAAGGAGTTATTGAGATTGAAAACCCTAACTTGGTAAAGCCCAAGAACATTAAAGCTAGAGACATTGAC ATTGGGAAAACCTCTGAGCTTTCAAGGCGTGAAAG AGAGGAGATAGAGAAACAGAGAGCTCATGAGCGCTACATGAAACTTCAAGAGCAAGGAAAAACAGAACAATCCAGGAAAGATTTAG ACCGTTTAGCTCTTATCCGTCAAGAAAGAGCTGAAGCTGCTAAAAAGCgagaagaagagaaagcgg caaaagaacaaaagaaggCTGAAGCTCGCAAGTAA